Genomic window (Prosthecochloris aestuarii DSM 271):
CGGCAGCAGCGAGTAGGTCGCAAGGGCCGGCGCCTCATCGATTTTGGTATAGATGATTTTTGCCATATCAGTTCAAAATAGTTTTAAGGATGAACGGAATGAGTTAATAGATATTCCCCCTGCTTCAGATCATAGCATATCACCGTTACGGAGCAGAGGAACCGCAACAGCAAAAGAAAATCCCTTGGCTATCAACGAGTGATAGCCTCACTGCGACAAAGAGGTCGCGCTATATTTCCAAACAAAATAACGCTCTGTAACGACCGGTACGTCGAAGGGAAAAAAAATCCTGATCGCCTGAAACAGGCGACTTCATCAAACAATAAAATATAACAGTATAATGAATGACGATCCCTGACCGGATACGCCACACTATCCGGGGAAGAGGAGTTGCCCTCCCCCGTCGTTATTATCTGGAGGGTTTATAATCGTCGAGACTGACCCGTTCGGCAAGGTCATTGTCATGAAGAACTTCATGAGCAAGCCTGATCATGGGTATCGTTGCGCCCATGGAACTATAACCGCCGTCGTGGAAAAGATTTTGCATGGTCACCTTCCTGGTGAGATCGCTCAGGAGCGTCACCGAATATTCAGCACACTCTTCAGCAGAAGCGTTGCCGAGAGGTGACATCAAATCACTGTATTCATGCATCTGCTCAAAGCCGGGAATACCGCTTCCAGCTTTGGTATAGGTCGGACTCTGAGAAATGGTATTGATGCGTATTCCTCTTTTGGCAAGTCGAGGCCCATAACTTCGAACGATCGACTCAAGAAGAGATTTCGCATCCCCCATATCAGAATAGGTCCAGTAGTTTCTCTGAGAAGCAATATACGAAAGAGCAAGAACGCTTGCCCCATCATTGAGCGCATCGTTTTTCAATGCAGAGGAAACGATTCTGTGCAGGGAGATCCCTGAAACATCGAGAGTCCTCATAAACCATTCGTAGTTCAGTTCCTCGTAAGGCATCTGCTTACGGATGTTTTGAGACATACCGATCGAATGAACGATAAAATCAACAGAACCGATCTGCTCTTTCAACTCCAGGAATGCCTTATTGACATCCTCGTCCCTGGAGGCGTCGCATACGATAAGAGGAGCGTTACCGCATGCTTTGGAAAGTGCGTCTATATTTCCGAACCTCAATGCTGTAGCTACATTTGAAATAGCAATCTCGGCACCCTCATTATAGGCATGAAGAGCAATCTGCCAACCAATACTGCTTTCATCCAGAGGACCGAATATTATCCCCTTCTTTCCTTTCAAAAGACCGTAATGCGCTTTATCAGGCATGATATAAGCTGATTCCATTAAGAATTATGTGGAGTGAAAATTCCTACCAATTTAACATTTCAAGTAGAGAAAATACAAAGAATACTGCCAAAACCACAACGAAACCGGAGAAAAAGCCGCTCAGAGCCTCATTTTCCTCAGGGAGCGCAATTTATTCAGCACGTTCTTGTTAACGTTCAATTCCATCTCCTCTTTCTCAACGGGAATCTCCTTGAAAATCAATTTCAATACATCATCCTCCCTGACATAACTCTCCATTTCAAGACTGTAGAGAGCCCTTGGCAGAGTGATAATACGCTGTGCTCTGTCGATAGTAACGACGATATCGGTTCCCATCCGTTCGATCGCCACATCCTCAACCTCCTTAAGGAACGGGATCCGGATACAAAGAATCTCACGATGCTCTCCTGACTGGGTCCCTTTTTTACTCTCGATCCAGAAATTCTTGCCCGAATAAAAAATCTTGTCGGGAAGCGTCTCACCAAACACCAGCTGACTGACGTCATACAGGGCATCGGGACCGATAGGCTCGGTACGCTGGAGCTGGCATCGAAAGACAGGGGTCGGATAAAAGGAGTTGTCAATCTCCATAAGATACTTGCTGTGCAAATCAGCCCAGAATTCGAAATACTCTCCAACGGTCTTCGACGTCGGCAAAATCTTGTTGATAACAATACCGTCAATATTAATTCCGTAGAGATGCACGAAGGTATAGGCCCGCTTCGTCTCGAGAATAGAAAGTTTTTCAGGGTTCAACACAAGCCGGAAGGTCACCTCGGGGCTCAGAATAAACTGATTGATATCCTCCATCTGCTTCAACAGAACGTTGACCTCATTGAAAAACTCTTCGTCAGGGATGGAATTCTTACTCATTGGCCGGGCAAGTGAAGACATGCTCTTGTAGAGCTTGAAAAACTGTTTGCCCATATTGCCGCCAATGATAATTTCCGGATAGGCAAGCAGGCGAAGTGTATTGCCTGTCGGCGAAGTATCGAGCACGACAGC
Coding sequences:
- a CDS encoding enoyl-ACP reductase FabI, whose translation is MPDKAHYGLLKGKKGIIFGPLDESSIGWQIALHAYNEGAEIAISNVATALRFGNIDALSKACGNAPLIVCDASRDEDVNKAFLELKEQIGSVDFIVHSIGMSQNIRKQMPYEELNYEWFMRTLDVSGISLHRIVSSALKNDALNDGASVLALSYIASQRNYWTYSDMGDAKSLLESIVRSYGPRLAKRGIRINTISQSPTYTKAGSGIPGFEQMHEYSDLMSPLGNASAEECAEYSVTLLSDLTRKVTMQNLFHDGGYSSMGATIPMIRLAHEVLHDNDLAERVSLDDYKPSR
- a CDS encoding ArsA family ATPase produces the protein MLSRDLEEGGKSKPRVIIYSGKGGTGKTTISSSTAVALARQNKRVLIMSSDPAHSLSDVFDTQIGRNEPQQIEKNLYGLEVDTIYELKKNMSGFQKFVSSSYKNQGIDSGMASELTTQPGLDEIFALSRLVDEANSGKWDAVVLDTSPTGNTLRLLAYPEIIIGGNMGKQFFKLYKSMSSLARPMSKNSIPDEEFFNEVNVLLKQMEDINQFILSPEVTFRLVLNPEKLSILETKRAYTFVHLYGINIDGIVINKILPTSKTVGEYFEFWADLHSKYLMEIDNSFYPTPVFRCQLQRTEPIGPDALYDVSQLVFGETLPDKIFYSGKNFWIESKKGTQSGEHREILCIRIPFLKEVEDVAIERMGTDIVVTIDRAQRIITLPRALYSLEMESYVREDDVLKLIFKEIPVEKEEMELNVNKNVLNKLRSLRKMRL